Below is a window of Humulus lupulus chromosome 2, drHumLupu1.1, whole genome shotgun sequence DNA.
CAAACAACTTATccccaggctattgagaaggctcttactactGAAGAGGTCTTACTGCTGAAGAGgtggagaacaagatctggagggagaacgctgcaagatgggatgttcgcagggcagtgcctctatccacagggtctggtaggggctgaggccccagtgatctgaagaggaagacccctgacactttgacCACTACTAGTCTTGATAGGAGGGttcggggtgttcagggtggccgccagggaggcggtgagacgtGGAGAAGTTATCTAGAATGCACGAGATGCAGGAAGCACCATCTGGTCGAATGTCGAGCGAAAGCTTGCTACTTGTGcgaggtggtgggacacctcaagaaggctGCCCAACAGCGAAGAAGGATGAACCATGGATGGTgtacaacttgactccagctcgagtgttcaccttgacaggCCGAGACCGAGgccgaggccgaggctagtccctcggtagtgacaggtcagctttctagcgctggctcctcttgtactatattgattgactttggtgctacagagtcatttgtttctagtaaggtaattgatagattgtgtagacctagtgagtattaaactgcggggtttgggactatactgcctataggggaactagtagtttctaggagatggattagagcactgccagtgatggtagatagtagggaactgtcagtagatttgatcgagttgagtatggattggctagtcagatatggggctactattgactgcagaaagaagatggtgacctttgagcctgagggtgaggatccctttgttttcgtgggcgatgtgcatggaccccgaatacccatgatatcagcattgagagctagaggcctattacagggaggttgtataggtttcctagctagtatGGTGGATATCACCAAAGTTATGCCAGTAGGGCCtaaagagaccagattggtatgtgagttcttggacgtgtttcctgaggatttaccaggactgctaccacacagggagattcagtttgtcatcgaGTTAGCATCGGGTActgagccagtgtcgagggcaccatataggatggctctggtGGAACTGAAGGAGTTGAATATATAGTTACATGAACTTCTTGATTTGGGATTTaacagacctagcttctcaccatggggtgctccggttttgtttgtgaagaagaaggatgggactctgagaatgtgtattgactacagggagttgaacaggttaaccatcaagaataagtatcccttaccaaggattgatgacatgtttgatcagctgcatggaaagatggtattctcgaagattgatcttcaatctggttatgatcagctgaggatcaaggatgaggatataccaaagacaaccttacaaatgaggtatgggcattatgagttcttggtcatgtcatttgggttgaccaatgacccagcagcattcatggacatgatgaacaaggtgttcaaggacttcttgaatcagtttgtgattgtcttcatcgatgacatattggtttactccagttcagaggcagaacatgaacaacatctctgacaggtattgcagagattgagagagcatcaatTGTAttccaagtttaagaagtgcaagttatggttaccagaagtgacattccttggacacattgttggtgaagatgggatcaaggtggatccagtGTGATCCAACTAAGGTAGAGACAGTGAAGGATTGGTTAAgaccaaggaacgccttagaggttaggagcttcctgggGTTAGTgggatattacagacggttcgtggaagggtttcgaagattgttgcaccgatgacagaattgacacggaagaatttgaagttcatctggtcagacaagtgtgagaataacttctAGGAATTGAAGTGACGGCTGATTACTACTccggtgttgagtcttcctttggagggagggaagtttgtggtatattgtgaagcatcgagattgggattgggatgcgtgttgatgcagaatgagaagatTATTACTTATgtgtcacgacagctgaaggagtatgagcagcggtatcctacccatgatctggagttggcaatagtggtattcgcactgaaaatttggtgacattacttgtatggagagaagtgtgagatatacaccgatcataagagcttaaattacttcttcacccagaaggacttgaatatgaggtagagacgttggctaaagttggtgaaggactatcattgtgatatcctttaccacccagggaaagccaatgtggtggcagatgcgttgagccggaggggcccgggaCAGTTATTCAGCTCTACAcaaatatcaaaggagttggcagaggagatggctagagcaaggatagagctggttgtAGGCCGTTTGAccaatattaccttacagtcgacccttctggagaggataagagagggtcagttgGTTGATATACAGTTCCAGGAGATTAGatggaatgtcctagctggagtggctaaggattattccatttcagagactggtttactacggtataagggtcggatttgtgtcctGACAGATGTGGGTACTAggcgagagatactagatgaatcCTATACTACATcatactcactccatctaggcaccacgaagatgtatcatgatctacaaatgttgtattggtggcctagaatgaagaaggatgtagtggagttcGTGGCAAAGTGTTTGACCTATCaataggtgaaggctgagcatcagtgaccagcggggttgctacagccgTTGGGTATTCTTGAATGGAAGTGgaaggatattactatggattttgtaggaggtttacCCAAAACAGTGGggttacatgactcggtgtgggtgatagtagacagatacaccaagtcagctcattttcttccagtgagggcgacttatactgtggatcagtaagTGGAGTtatacgtgagggagattgtatgtctccatggggtttccaagtctatagtatcagatcgggatcccatatttacctcaaagttttggggtggtttgcagaaggctatgatGATTGAGTTGAATtttagtacagcctttcatccttaggcagatggacagtctaagaggaccattcaggtattggaagacatgctttgagcgtgtgtgttagattttgaggggacttggagtaagtatctcccattgatagaattttcatacaacaacagttcgattggagtagctccatacgagatgttatatggaagaaggtgtagattgcccattcattgggatgagatgggtgagtgGAAGTATTTGGGACTGAAGTTGGTTTAGAAGaataatgaagctattgagaagatccgagcttgaatgctcgcctcgcagagcaaacagaaaagctatgttgaccctaagcgtagggacgtggaggtgggggaccatgtgtttctgcgagtctcaccactgcgaggggtgaggaggtttgggaaaaaggccAAGCTGACCCTAGATTCATAGGATACTTTTGAGATCATGGAAAGGATTGGACTAGTGGCCTACAGTTTGGCACTACTACCAtcgttatcaggagttcatgacgtattccacatttctatgcctCATAAGTACGTCTCAGACACGActcatgtattgaagtatgaggatttggagttgcaaACAGATTTAACATATGAGGAACAACAGTTCAAGTCTTAGACAGGAAAGATAAGGTCCttcggaacaagacgattcctctagtcaaagtgttatggaggaatagtaaggtcgaggaagcaacttgggagctggagtcagcaatgagggatcagtatcccgagttattcaggtaaatttcgaggacaaaattctcagtaggagggtatagttgtaacgacccaaaaattgctaatagggcttagtgccttggttagcgtgccagtagggcataattttatatatgtatgtttaattggttaaatgcgtgattatgtggtatgcatgattaatatgattatatgaatgtattatatgcatgtttatgagtattagatatgcatgtgggctttttatagcttataagggcatatttgtaattttggcccgttaaggacATAAATGTagttttatgtgatatatggttgagaccacattattatgtggatatatttgcagtatatggctcgagacggtcctagtgagcggaaaggcgaaatagtcacagcggggtttaaataCCCGAATCGGGGAGCTTGGGGAAATttttggaatttagagaatatttttggatttattagatattgagtgagtatttgataattatttggacatgatGGGATTACTTGATAAAtgctaggaacacttgaggaattagcgggaatcggggagaaatgaccattctacccttggGGGTAATTTAAGGACTAGGTTGGTAATAagggggcagtttggtcatttcaaATTAAGCTTTGAAAGTGATTTACTACCTAAGTATTGAGTTTATTGAAGAAGTAAAACAAGATTTAAAGAAATGACAAAGAATAAGTAAATGAATCACACCAagcaatttttacaaggttcaccacTACTCAAAGTAATGGCTAATCCTTGGGACCTAGTCCAGAAAAAGAATTCCACTAAGATATAAAATGCAAGTTCTACACAGTATCTCTGATTTTACAACAATAACAGTAAATCATCTATACTTGTCTCTCTTGCAAAATTCCTTAGCTTGATCTATTTGAATCTTTACACTTGAACTTTTGCAGATCTAACTTTCTTCCAATACTTCGCCTGAAGAACATCACTACCAGCCATGGATGAACATCCTTCCAAGAATGAAGTTCTTCAACCTGTAAAAGAAACAACAAAGAAAAACCCACACAAAACAAAACCTAGCAGAGCTAAGGTTGACAAAAGCTACCAGATCTGAGTTCTAACCAACTCAAAATACCCAGACACCCTAAAAACAGAAAATCGTTAGAAAACTAATTAGCACAGCACACCCAAAAACTCGAAACCTAAAATCACAGTCAATTAAACATAACAGACACATCAAACCAAGCCACATaagcaacaaaaaaaatattatgacAATATCAAATTTCCAGATGCAACTGGAAAAATAACAGATGAACCGAAATACTGTCAAATTACAAAATACAGATGCAACTGAAAAAGTaacagatgaatcataaaattgccaaaatacaaaatacacaaaGTAAGAcacttacaatctcccccttggcAATTTATGATCAGTgcaaaacaaaacaacaaaataaacgAAAATTTAACACAACACCCATAAAACACCCATATCTCCCCCTCAATGATCATAAACAAAAACTACTGAGTCAAACGATGAAGTCTGCCACGCATGAGCTTTTGCGGAGGAGAAGATGAAGGAGCAGAAGCTAAGACAAGGGATCCATCATTAGCAGTACAAAACTCCCCCTGGACAGTATCTGGAACCTTATCAGAAACATGAGGAGACAACTCCCCCTGGGATGGTGAGGGAGAGTGATCAGACTGAGGCAATGAACCATCCCCCTGAACAGCAGACGGAGATTGAGACTGAAGAATCTGTCGAAAACCAGCCAACTGAGACAAAACCCTGCATTCAAAAGCTTTGGAACACTACTGAGATTGCAGAACTTAACTCTTGAGACTATCCAATTCGGATTGCTGAGAGTAAAGCATTTCAAACAACTTGTACTTCCATGAGGCAGGAGCTAAACCCTTCAAAAGAGGATACATTTGCTCATAAGCAATTTGCTGATCAAGACTGTCAGATTCAGAGCAACTGCTCTCATTATCCCTAGCTTCATTTTCAACTGCCTCTTCTTTGGCCACAAAAGCAATAACATTTTTCTCATGATCAGAAATCTCACTGCAACTCCCATCTTTATCTTCTTCACTGTCACTACAGGTTGTAACAAGGGCCTTCTTCTTTTTCTGAGTGTTAGCACATTCAGCCTGAATGTGTCCAAACCCATCACATTCTCTACACTGAATCCCCCTATTATTTTTGTCTTGAATCTCACTTGTTTTCTTATTAGTAGGAAAGTTCTTCTTGAAGATATTTTCTTTTTTGTTAAATGTATTCTTCCTCATATTCTTTCTTAAGAACTTTGCATAATTCCTAGTTAGGAGAGCAACTTTCTCTTCTATTAAAGTATCAAACATTTCTCCTTCTTGGTCACGAGTTTCTTTTAAAACAAAAGCCAAGCTACCTCCATTCTTCTCAGTTTCCTTGTCTTTCACTTTCTTTCCCTTATTCCATCTTTTGAGGGTTAATTCATAATTCTGTAGAGAACCAATCAGTTCATCCAGGTCCATATCTTCAACACCATGCACTTCCTCAATAGATGTGAGTTTGGCTTTGAATCTCCTCGGAAGAGACCCAAGAACCTTCCTTACAAGCTTTTCGTTTGAGTAAGTCTCTCCTAGAGCATAagactcattagaaatatcacaCAACTTTGCATGAAAATCAGCAATAAAATCTTCTTCATCCATGGTTAGATTTTTGAATTCTCTAGCCAACGATCTCAGTCTTGACTTCTTGACAGCCGAAGTACCCTCATTCTTTGTCTTCAACTTATCCCATGCTTCCTTAGCAATCTCACAATTAGCAACCACTTTCATATGATTAGTGGAAACAACATTGAAAATGGCATTGAGAGCTTTAGAATTAAAGTTTGCCTTTTCAATTTCATCAGTCGTCCACTTGCTCGCAGCCTTAGTAATATCaacatttccaacaatctccgTTGGGGGTGTCCAACCCTCAGAAACAGCCATCCAAACCCGTTCGTCTACAGATTTAAGATATGCTTTCATCTTTGttttccaataaggatagttagCCCCCTCAAGCATGGGAGGTCTGGTGGTAGATCCACCTTCTCTAAACATATCCATGACTGTCAACACAACAAAAGTTACACACAAAGCTCTCGTAGATGACACTAGGagagggtaagatggatcaacgaaacaaaaaaaatacaaaggcAATCAAATCACACAAACCGAAACAACCAGGAAACAGTAATCAAATATTACAgagtgctctgataccaaatgaaaGTGGTTTACTACCTAAGTATTGAGTTTATTGAAGAAGTAAAACAAGATTTAAAGAAATGACAAAGAATAAGTAAATGAATCACACCAagcaatttttacaaggttcaccaATACTCAAAGTAATGGCTAATCCTTGGGACCTAGTCCAGAAAAAGAATTCCACTAAGATATAAAATGCAAGTTCTACACAGTATCTCTAATTTTACAACAATAACAGTAAATCATCTATACTTGTCTCTCTTGCAAAATTCCTTAGCTTGATCTATTTGAATCTTTACACTTGAACTTTTTGCAAATCTAACTTTCTTCCAATACTTCGCCTAAAGAACATCACTACCAGCCATGGATGAACATCCTTCCAAGAATGAAGTTCTTCAACCTGTAAAAGAAACAACAAAGAAAAACCCACACAAAACAAAACCTAGCAGAGCTAAGGTTGACAAAAACTACCAGATTTGAGTTCTAACTAACTCAAAATATCCAGACACCC
It encodes the following:
- the LOC133814575 gene encoding uncharacterized protein LOC133814575 produces the protein MDMFREGGSTTRPPMLEGANYPYWKTKMKAYLKSVDERVWMAVSEGWTPPTEIVGNVDITKAASKWTTDEIEKANFNSKALNAIFNVVSTNHMKVVANCEIAKEAWDKLKTKNEGTSAVKKSRLRSLAREFKNLTMDEEDFIADFHAKLCDISNESYALGETYSNEKLVRKVLGSLPRRFKAKLTSIEEVHGVEDMDLDELIGSLQNYELTLKRWNKGKKVKDKETEKNGGSLAFVLKETRDQEGEMFDTLIEEKVALLTRNYAKFLRKNMRKNTFNKKENIFKKNFPTNKKTSEIQDKNNRGIQCRECDGFGHIQAECANTQKKKKALVTTCSDSEEDKDGSCSEISDHEKNVIAFVAKEEAVENEARDNESSCSESDSLDQQIAYEQMYPLLKGLAPASWKYKLVLSQLAGFRQILQSQSPSAVQGDGSLPQSDHSPSPSQGELSPHVSDKVPDTVQGEFCTANDGSLVLASAPSSSPPQKLMRGRLHRLTQVSGYFELVEELHSWKDVHPWLVVMFFRRSIGRKLDLQKFKCKDSNRSS